One window of the Sandaracinaceae bacterium genome contains the following:
- a CDS encoding biopolymer transporter ExbD, with protein MAEETKASEENETPASMSAVKQLVRRKMRKHAEPDEQALNIYPLMDVMTILLVFMIMQFAQESANVVQSAELQIPYSTSRADLEQAVPVQLSRTEIVVDGRQILTLRNGMVDPSQKQGGGTGFLITPLHNIMIQHRDRLKLIAASNPSRPFNGTVQIIADNRTPFRTLSEVIYTLGQAEFSKMHFVVLQRQQAQ; from the coding sequence ATGGCGGAAGAAACCAAAGCCTCCGAGGAGAACGAGACGCCCGCGTCGATGTCGGCGGTGAAGCAGCTCGTCCGGCGCAAGATGCGCAAGCACGCCGAGCCCGACGAGCAGGCGCTCAACATCTACCCGCTGATGGACGTCATGACGATCCTGCTGGTCTTCATGATCATGCAGTTCGCGCAGGAGAGCGCGAACGTCGTGCAGTCGGCCGAGCTCCAGATCCCCTACTCGACCTCGCGCGCCGACCTCGAGCAGGCCGTCCCGGTGCAGCTCTCGCGGACGGAGATCGTGGTCGACGGGCGGCAGATCCTCACGCTCCGCAACGGGATGGTCGACCCCAGCCAGAAGCAGGGCGGCGGGACCGGCTTCCTGATCACCCCGCTCCACAACATCATGATCCAGCACCGCGACCGGCTGAAGCTGATCGCGGCGAGCAACCCCTCGCGGCCCTTCAACGGCACCGTGCAGATCATCGCGGACAACCGGACCCCCTTCCGTACCCTGTCCGAAGTGATCTATACCCTCGGCCAGGCCGAGTTCTCGAAAATGCATTTCGTGGTCCTGCAGCGGCAGCAGGCCCAGTAG
- a CDS encoding serine/threonine-protein kinase → MDPLIGTELDGRYRLLEAIGEGAMGRVYRAERMDGTGQVAVKVLNEDCTREPDLRERFEREARALFGLTHPNILDVQDYGVIGGQQPYLVMEMLEGQSLDELVDERTLDPAVALDLGRQVLAGLAYAHGLGVLHRDLKTENVFVVQTPDGRYYAKLLDFGLVKFVDDERWGEGRKLTVAGSVMGSPAYMSPEQGTGGQMDARSDVYSAGVVLYELLTGNWPFVADSRVEMLKAHLLEPVPALAAGREGLVARPELDALLRTSMAKEMGERFADAGQMLAALDAIPAPAARLQSVVPAQAPAGSLPPPPMAQAAVSPIAMAASAPVQAPAAAPIAAPPSAAPASGSKLPLILLGALVGACLVGALLGGLVLLFAP, encoded by the coding sequence ATGGATCCGCTGATCGGTACCGAGCTCGATGGCCGATATCGCCTCCTCGAGGCGATCGGCGAAGGCGCCATGGGGCGCGTGTACCGCGCGGAGCGCATGGACGGCACCGGGCAGGTCGCGGTGAAGGTCCTCAACGAGGACTGCACGCGAGAGCCCGACCTGCGCGAGCGCTTCGAGCGCGAGGCGAGGGCGCTCTTCGGGCTGACGCACCCGAACATCCTGGACGTCCAGGACTACGGCGTCATCGGCGGTCAGCAGCCCTACCTCGTGATGGAGATGCTCGAGGGCCAGAGCCTCGACGAGCTGGTGGACGAGCGGACGCTGGACCCGGCGGTGGCGCTGGATCTCGGCCGCCAGGTGCTCGCGGGGCTGGCCTACGCGCACGGGCTGGGCGTGCTGCACCGCGACCTCAAGACCGAGAACGTCTTCGTCGTGCAGACGCCCGACGGCCGCTACTACGCCAAGCTCCTCGACTTCGGGCTCGTGAAGTTCGTGGACGACGAGCGCTGGGGCGAGGGCCGAAAGCTCACCGTGGCGGGCTCGGTCATGGGGAGCCCCGCCTACATGTCACCCGAGCAGGGGACGGGCGGCCAGATGGACGCGCGCTCCGACGTGTACTCCGCGGGGGTCGTGCTCTACGAGCTGCTCACCGGGAACTGGCCGTTCGTCGCCGACTCGCGGGTCGAGATGCTCAAGGCGCACCTCCTGGAGCCGGTTCCTGCGCTGGCCGCGGGACGCGAGGGGCTCGTCGCGCGGCCCGAGCTCGACGCGCTCCTGCGCACCTCGATGGCGAAGGAGATGGGCGAGCGTTTCGCGGACGCCGGTCAGATGCTGGCCGCGCTCGACGCGATCCCGGCCCCCGCGGCGCGCCTCCAGTCGGTCGTCCCGGCCCAGGCGCCCGCCGGCTCCCTCCCTCCGCCCCCGATGGCGCAGGCCGCCGTCTCCCCCATCGCGATGGCCGCCTCTGCCCCCGTGCAGGCGCCCGCGGCGGCCCCGATCGCCGCCCCCCCTTCCGCCGCCCCCGCTTCCGGGTCTAAGCTGCCTCTGATCCTCCTCGGCGCGCTGGTCGGGGCCTGTCTGGTCGGAGCCCTTCTGGGCGGGCTGGTTCTGCTCTTCGCGCCGTGA
- a CDS encoding biopolymer transporter ExbD, with translation MASIATGNGHGGKKTVDHEIPLVPFIDLLLCCIMFLLVTAVWNQLASIDANLQSPGAVDAPDTATEQTLLSVRVQNDGFTLFTEVGDQTHIPLSSEGAYDVGALSEHLSHRRALDPNASAAVVTADDGVQYASVVEAMDALAGGGYPNVTITGSL, from the coding sequence ATGGCGAGCATCGCGACTGGGAACGGGCACGGGGGCAAGAAGACGGTCGATCACGAGATCCCGCTCGTCCCATTCATCGATCTGCTGCTCTGCTGCATCATGTTCCTGCTCGTCACCGCGGTCTGGAACCAGCTGGCCTCGATCGACGCCAACCTCCAGTCCCCCGGGGCCGTCGACGCGCCCGACACCGCGACCGAGCAGACCCTGCTCTCGGTGCGGGTCCAGAACGACGGCTTCACGCTCTTCACCGAGGTGGGCGACCAGACGCACATCCCGCTCTCGAGCGAGGGCGCCTACGACGTCGGGGCCCTGTCCGAGCACCTCTCGCACCGCCGCGCGCTCGATCCCAACGCGAGCGCCGCGGTCGTCACCGCCGACGACGGCGTGCAGTACGCGTCGGTGGTCGAGGCGATGGACGCGCTCGCGGGGGGCGGCTACCCGAACGTGACCATCACCGGCAGCCTCTGA
- a CDS encoding TRAP transporter large permease subunit, with translation MDPLYVVLLIVFAFLGAPLFAIFGAAAMILFADNGTITSVAVDVFSERFADSPTLVTLPLFTFAGYLMAEAGTPQRLVRVSRALFGWLPGGLAVVCLFASAFFTTFTGGSGITIVAVGGLLFPALIQEKYPEKFSLGLVTTGGSLGLLFPPSIPIVLYAVVAGILIDKLFLAGIVPGILTVLILVAYSILTGSKQRPPKEEAKAGLMQFLRFCAGGIGGLVGSVVIFGGLGAAISGEGLDWIGPHFTLMLLPVMLAGFFAGAFATTGETRAAVLEASWEILLPAVLIAGLMTGVLRIHEAAAFTALYVVIVEVFIYRDITIGGDLPRVIKDSMTMLGAILAILATALGFTGYLIQARVPERMVEWMEVFITSDVAFLFALNIFLLVVGMLMDIFSAIVVVVPLIVPIARHFGIDPYHLGIVFLLNLEIGYLTPPVGLNLFIASFRFEKPVTKLYTAVLPFIGFLVIALAITTYVPQLSTWLTGLIDSNELSADEIDAMDDDPGGGVDIDGPGLDDLGGDTLDDLDMGGDTLDDLDMGGETLDDLDMGGETLDDLDMGGGGETLDDLGDDGPPPEGETLDDL, from the coding sequence ATGGACCCCCTCTACGTCGTCCTCCTGATCGTCTTCGCCTTCCTCGGCGCGCCGCTCTTCGCCATCTTCGGCGCCGCGGCGATGATCCTCTTCGCCGACAACGGCACCATCACCAGCGTCGCGGTCGACGTCTTCAGCGAGCGCTTCGCCGACAGCCCGACCCTGGTGACGCTCCCGCTCTTCACCTTCGCCGGCTACCTGATGGCGGAGGCGGGCACGCCGCAACGACTCGTGCGGGTGTCGCGCGCGCTCTTCGGCTGGCTCCCGGGTGGCCTCGCCGTGGTCTGCCTCTTCGCGTCCGCCTTCTTCACGACCTTCACGGGCGGCAGCGGCATCACCATCGTCGCGGTCGGCGGCCTGCTCTTCCCGGCCCTCATCCAGGAGAAGTACCCGGAGAAGTTCTCGCTCGGCCTGGTGACCACGGGCGGCTCGCTCGGCCTGCTCTTCCCGCCGAGCATCCCGATCGTGCTCTACGCCGTCGTCGCCGGCATCCTCATCGACAAGCTGTTCCTCGCCGGCATCGTGCCCGGGATCCTGACCGTCCTGATCCTGGTCGCCTACTCGATCCTGACCGGCTCGAAGCAGCGGCCGCCCAAGGAGGAGGCCAAGGCAGGCCTGATGCAGTTCCTCCGCTTCTGCGCGGGCGGCATCGGCGGGCTCGTCGGCTCCGTCGTGATCTTCGGCGGGCTCGGCGCGGCGATCTCGGGGGAGGGCCTCGACTGGATCGGACCCCACTTCACCCTGATGCTCCTGCCCGTGATGCTCGCCGGGTTCTTCGCCGGCGCGTTCGCCACCACGGGGGAGACGCGCGCCGCGGTGCTCGAGGCGTCCTGGGAGATCCTGCTCCCGGCCGTGCTCATCGCCGGGCTGATGACGGGCGTGCTCCGCATCCACGAGGCGGCCGCCTTCACCGCGCTCTACGTCGTGATCGTCGAGGTCTTCATCTACCGGGACATCACGATCGGCGGGGATCTGCCGCGCGTCATCAAGGACAGCATGACGATGCTGGGGGCCATCCTCGCGATCCTCGCGACCGCCCTCGGCTTCACCGGCTACCTCATCCAGGCCCGCGTCCCCGAGCGCATGGTCGAGTGGATGGAGGTGTTCATCACCAGCGACGTGGCCTTCCTGTTCGCGCTGAACATCTTCCTGCTCGTCGTCGGCATGCTGATGGACATCTTCAGCGCGATCGTCGTGGTCGTGCCGCTGATCGTGCCCATCGCGCGCCACTTCGGGATCGACCCCTACCACCTCGGCATCGTCTTCCTGCTCAACCTCGAGATCGGCTACCTCACGCCGCCGGTGGGCCTGAACCTCTTCATCGCCAGCTTCCGCTTCGAGAAACCGGTGACGAAGCTCTATACGGCGGTGCTGCCGTTCATCGGCTTCCTGGTCATCGCGCTCGCGATCACGACGTACGTGCCGCAGCTGTCGACGTGGCTGACGGGCCTGATCGACTCGAACGAGCTGAGCGCCGACGAGATCGACGCCATGGACGACGACCCGGGTGGCGGCGTCGACATCGACGGGCCCGGGCTCGACGATCTCGGCGGCGACACCCTCGACGACCTGGACATGGGCGGCGACACGCTCGACGACCTCGATATGGGCGGCGAGACCCTCGACGACCTCGACATGGGCGGGGAGACGCTCGACGACCTGGACATGGGCGGGGGCGGCGAGACCCTCGACGACCTGGGCGACGACGGCCCCCCGCCCGAGGGCGAGACGCTCGACGACCTCTGA
- a CDS encoding TRAP transporter small permease subunit gives MQALKRFDAGIARGEAVLATLFLLSMILAASVQAIFRNLAGAEIDWANTALSSLEWVDPFLQKGTLWLAFLGASLATREGRHIGIDLLPRLAPKKAKLLMRGLAALFSSVVSFFLARAFWAAVLVNAEERPATYEVFGDTGPLHVCDATMAQVADASLEMPGIFCHVRTALAGVGVPVETPEAALQLIVPVMFVVMSARLLANGVGAFLELAQGGGSTPTVAHKASEKGEG, from the coding sequence TTGCAGGCACTCAAACGATTCGACGCGGGCATCGCACGCGGAGAGGCGGTCCTCGCGACCCTCTTTCTGCTCTCCATGATCCTGGCCGCCTCCGTCCAGGCGATCTTCCGCAACCTCGCGGGCGCGGAGATCGACTGGGCGAACACGGCGCTGTCCAGCCTCGAGTGGGTCGACCCGTTCTTGCAGAAGGGCACGCTCTGGCTGGCCTTCCTGGGCGCCTCGCTCGCGACGCGCGAGGGGCGACACATCGGGATCGACCTGCTGCCGCGCCTGGCGCCCAAGAAGGCGAAGCTGCTGATGCGCGGCCTCGCGGCCCTCTTCTCGTCCGTGGTGAGCTTCTTCCTCGCCCGCGCGTTCTGGGCCGCCGTGCTCGTCAACGCCGAGGAGCGCCCCGCGACCTACGAGGTCTTCGGCGACACCGGCCCCCTCCACGTGTGCGACGCGACGATGGCGCAGGTGGCCGACGCGAGCCTCGAGATGCCGGGCATCTTCTGCCACGTCCGCACGGCGCTCGCCGGGGTCGGCGTCCCGGTCGAGACGCCCGAGGCGGCGCTCCAGCTGATCGTGCCCGTCATGTTCGTGGTGATGAGCGCCAGGCTCCTCGCGAACGGCGTCGGCGCCTTCCTCGAGCTCGCCCAGGGCGGCGGCTCCACGCCGACGGTCGCGCACAAGGCCAGCGAGAAGGGGGAGGGCTGA
- the dctP gene encoding TRAP transporter substrate-binding protein DctP: MRKRNFFFVALLAAGLTLLPGTAPRPVDAQETITLRLATLAPRGSSWMRVFDAWNNTLRQRTDGRLQIRVYAGGSQGDERDVVRKIRIGQLDGAAVTSTGLSLIVRPVLVLQAPGVVESYQQLDRARSAMNDEFSQQFEANGVKLMGWGDVGEGRIFSNRPITRPQDLRSVRPWVWRDDSMFGTFLEVIGANGVRLGVPEVLPALSTGQIDTVVASATAASALQWHTRVTHVTEQANSFLIGATIISKQKFDSLPPDLQTALQETSDQAHTALVRRIRRDDGRYYRALTTRHGITAVDTSAHRSEWQDAARQTRERLAGRLYPRALMERVMAAARGR, from the coding sequence ATGAGAAAGCGAAACTTCTTCTTCGTGGCCTTGCTCGCGGCCGGGCTCACGTTGCTGCCGGGCACGGCCCCGCGGCCGGTCGACGCGCAGGAGACGATCACGCTCCGCCTCGCGACCCTCGCGCCGCGTGGCTCCTCCTGGATGCGTGTCTTCGACGCGTGGAACAACACCCTCCGTCAGCGCACGGACGGCCGCCTCCAGATCCGCGTCTACGCGGGCGGCTCGCAGGGCGACGAGCGCGACGTGGTGCGCAAGATCCGCATCGGGCAGCTCGACGGCGCGGCGGTCACCTCGACCGGCCTCAGCCTGATCGTGCGCCCCGTGCTCGTCCTCCAGGCGCCGGGCGTGGTCGAGAGCTACCAGCAGCTCGACCGGGCGCGCAGCGCGATGAACGACGAGTTCTCGCAGCAGTTCGAGGCCAACGGCGTGAAGCTGATGGGCTGGGGCGACGTCGGCGAGGGCCGCATCTTCTCCAACCGCCCGATCACCCGCCCCCAGGACCTGCGCAGCGTGCGCCCCTGGGTGTGGCGCGACGACAGCATGTTCGGCACCTTCCTCGAGGTCATCGGCGCCAACGGCGTCCGCCTCGGCGTGCCGGAGGTCCTGCCCGCGCTCAGCACGGGTCAGATCGACACCGTGGTCGCCTCGGCCACGGCCGCGAGCGCGCTGCAGTGGCACACCCGGGTCACGCACGTCACCGAGCAGGCCAACAGCTTCCTCATCGGCGCGACGATCATCTCCAAGCAGAAGTTCGACTCGCTCCCGCCCGACCTCCAGACGGCGCTGCAGGAGACCTCGGACCAGGCGCACACCGCCCTCGTCCGCCGCATCCGCCGCGACGACGGGCGCTACTACCGCGCGCTCACCACCCGCCACGGCATCACCGCGGTGGACACCAGCGCTCACCGGAGCGAGTGGCAGGACGCGGCGCGGCAGACCCGCGAGCGTCTCGCCGGTCGGCTCTACCCGCGCGCGCTCATGGAGCGCGTGATGGCGGCCGCCCGCGGTCGCTGA
- a CDS encoding TRAP transporter TatT component family protein, with protein MTRSHRLWVPLTIALAVSLLGPGCDLTRFTANSTANMFSRASAGLEQHFDYELVGDALPGNILQLEGVFRIIPDNEQLGITLVRAYTAYGFGWIEDEVQRAQDEGDLDEEERLTGRARLLYERGRNIGLHLMRLRDPGIDAALEGGHEGFVEYVHSTYTTPEDVGVLFWTGYAWGSAINAGRDDPEMVLMLPFAKTLVERAVELDPSYYNYSGLTFLGVVNASLPEALGGDPEAARDYFERALEATDRKFFTVQVSYARTYAVGQQDRDLYIRLLREVVDGGDPEPTARLTNRMARRRAIRWLQRTDQLF; from the coding sequence ATGACCCGCTCGCACCGTCTCTGGGTTCCTCTCACGATCGCGCTCGCCGTCAGCCTCCTGGGCCCGGGCTGCGATCTCACGCGCTTCACCGCGAACTCCACCGCGAACATGTTCTCGAGGGCCTCCGCGGGCCTCGAGCAGCACTTCGACTACGAGCTCGTCGGCGACGCTCTCCCGGGCAACATCCTCCAGCTCGAGGGCGTGTTCCGGATCATCCCCGACAACGAGCAGCTGGGGATCACCCTGGTGCGGGCGTACACCGCCTACGGCTTCGGGTGGATCGAGGACGAGGTCCAGCGCGCGCAGGACGAGGGCGACCTCGACGAAGAGGAGCGGCTCACCGGCCGCGCCCGGCTGCTCTACGAGCGGGGCCGCAACATCGGGCTCCACCTCATGCGCCTCCGCGACCCCGGCATCGACGCCGCGCTCGAGGGCGGCCACGAGGGCTTCGTCGAGTACGTGCACAGCACCTACACCACGCCCGAGGACGTCGGCGTGCTGTTCTGGACCGGCTACGCCTGGGGCTCGGCCATCAACGCGGGCCGCGACGACCCCGAGATGGTGCTGATGCTGCCTTTCGCGAAGACCCTCGTGGAGCGCGCGGTCGAGCTGGACCCGAGCTACTACAATTACTCCGGGCTGACCTTCCTCGGCGTCGTCAACGCGAGCCTCCCCGAGGCCCTCGGCGGTGACCCCGAGGCGGCGCGCGACTACTTCGAGCGCGCGCTCGAGGCCACGGACCGGAAGTTCTTCACCGTGCAGGTCAGCTACGCGCGGACCTACGCCGTGGGGCAGCAGGATCGTGACCTCTACATCCGCCTCCTCCGCGAGGTGGTCGACGGTGGCGACCCGGAGCCGACGGCCCGCCTGACGAACCGCATGGCGCGTCGGCGCGCGATCCGCTGGCTCCAGCGGACCGATCAGCTCTTCTGA
- a CDS encoding matrixin family metalloprotease, translating to MKRLAVALLIVASAAPASASAWCRMTSSTRQPSPGMPCVLPDETTDPPEQFLAWERPCTGIALSAEAMSEDLSEEELRAILGRSIATWEGVECDGVAIGVDIALFEEESVCVAPFYRDDGGNVNAVTFVEDWAERGNDPAAFALTTVWHRRSTGEILDADMEVNEQRGPYGVCPVDGCVDRRTVDLENVFTHELGHYLGLAHSTEAEATMFASAVAGETLKRDLAADDVAGICEVYPPGTPEGVCDATPRGGLVLHCEPGGCSVAGAGLRASRGAVPALLLALGLMLWRRR from the coding sequence GTGAAGCGGCTCGCGGTCGCGCTGCTGATCGTGGCCTCCGCCGCGCCCGCCTCCGCGTCGGCGTGGTGTCGCATGACCTCGAGCACGCGGCAGCCCAGCCCGGGCATGCCTTGCGTCCTCCCCGACGAGACGACCGATCCGCCCGAGCAATTCCTCGCCTGGGAGCGGCCGTGCACCGGCATCGCGCTGAGCGCGGAGGCGATGAGCGAGGACCTGAGCGAGGAGGAGCTGCGCGCGATCCTCGGCCGCTCGATCGCCACCTGGGAGGGCGTCGAGTGTGACGGCGTCGCGATCGGGGTCGACATCGCCCTCTTCGAGGAGGAGTCGGTCTGCGTCGCCCCCTTCTACCGAGACGACGGCGGCAACGTGAACGCGGTGACGTTCGTCGAGGACTGGGCCGAGCGCGGCAACGATCCCGCGGCCTTCGCGCTGACGACGGTCTGGCATCGCCGCAGCACGGGGGAGATCCTCGACGCCGACATGGAGGTCAACGAGCAGCGCGGCCCGTACGGGGTCTGCCCCGTCGACGGCTGCGTGGACCGGCGCACGGTCGATCTGGAGAACGTCTTCACGCACGAGCTGGGTCACTACCTCGGGCTCGCGCACTCCACGGAGGCGGAGGCGACGATGTTCGCGTCGGCGGTGGCGGGCGAGACGCTCAAGCGCGACCTCGCGGCCGACGACGTGGCGGGGATCTGCGAGGTCTATCCGCCCGGGACGCCCGAAGGCGTGTGCGACGCGACGCCCCGCGGCGGGCTCGTGCTGCACTGCGAGCCGGGCGGCTGCAGCGTGGCCGGCGCGGGCCTGCGGGCCTCCCGCGGCGCGGTCCCGGCGCTGCTGCTGGCGCTGGGCCTGATGCTCTGGCGGCGCAGGTAG
- a CDS encoding regulatory protein RecX, translating to MPRKKPKKVTLPYLERVALWYLERYGGTSERVRRALDKRVRASVEEHGTDREEGRAMIEEVITKLRRLGYLDDAKFVLSRVRTLRDRGKSARAIRWTLMRQGADGALVDEALEGEGTDDLSAAEAFARKRRIGPHRDPEKRAEMREKDLAKLARAGFSYDIARRVLGD from the coding sequence GTGCCCCGCAAGAAGCCCAAGAAGGTCACCCTGCCCTACCTCGAGCGCGTCGCGCTCTGGTACCTGGAGCGCTACGGCGGCACGTCCGAGCGCGTGCGCCGCGCGCTCGACAAGCGCGTCCGCGCGAGCGTCGAAGAGCACGGCACCGATCGAGAGGAGGGGCGCGCGATGATCGAGGAGGTCATCACGAAGCTGCGCCGCCTCGGCTACCTCGACGACGCCAAGTTCGTCCTCTCGCGGGTGCGCACGCTGCGCGATCGCGGCAAGAGCGCGCGCGCGATCCGCTGGACGCTGATGCGCCAGGGCGCGGACGGCGCGCTGGTGGACGAGGCGCTCGAGGGAGAGGGCACCGACGATCTCTCGGCCGCCGAGGCGTTCGCGCGCAAGCGCCGCATCGGCCCGCACCGCGACCCGGAGAAGCGCGCGGAGATGCGCGAGAAGGACCTGGCGAAGCTCGCCCGCGCGGGCTTCTCGTACGACATCGCGCGCCGCGTCCTAGGCGACTGA
- a CDS encoding OmpA family protein — translation MSLGLLLAVPFVVTVPVHAQDEFDEFDDDFADDFDEPAETEDEAEPSGGGGDEFGDLEDDAFSDDDADEDTGLEEGDLEADDFDEVDDEGAGGAPEETPTDREAAHAYRERRHVLHNTWGGSIGGIHVVDAGSGAAAAFRAQLGVDFFFADGWLTLPGGGDDQSHSHIGGSLSMSWNPFDFIEIFASLRSWANSNAQEDPNLFQVLGDTVFGVKGYYHFTDLPWLTLGGDLSLGFLNTVGDIGLVGDSTSFGIRANATADLRELEDSIPFIARLNLQYWFDNSSALVGQVERARYNALTDPRPCPEDPTLGVCMEDRHLLTRVERYSLQIDRVDHFRIALGVEAPIRVMEDFHIAPIAEYVLDIPTNRQGYSCLFIPGVGTPDMPAVGQDGCLDKQGFDAFEQILTLGVRVTPPLRGLSIFASVDIGLTGVNTFVRELSGQEPYDVRFGVGYAFDTVPVVEEIEREVVREVVREAEPDPVGRIVGTVVEQGTETAIAGAVVGFPGRELTSLYTDAGGGFRTFQLTPGEEVQMALTHPEYHEGTCSGTVPAEGGDVEVRCELEALPRLGTVRGRVTGEGGAPVGGATVALSGPASRSLVAGPDGAFAAQELPPGTYTARVEAEDYLIKQETFEVVAREEATPEIQLISRPRNSLVRVRRRDIMIRRQVNFATDSSEILPSSSQLLSEVADVIMRHPEITRIEIQGHTDNRGGRAHNQDLSQRRAEAVRDWLVRAGVEAGRLEARGYGQEQPLVPNITASNRARNRRVQFVIQEQSDSE, via the coding sequence TTGTCTCTCGGTCTCCTGTTGGCCGTGCCGTTCGTGGTGACGGTGCCGGTTCACGCGCAGGACGAGTTCGACGAGTTCGACGACGATTTCGCGGACGACTTCGACGAACCGGCCGAGACCGAAGACGAGGCCGAACCCTCCGGTGGCGGCGGGGACGAGTTCGGTGATCTGGAGGACGACGCGTTCTCCGACGACGACGCTGACGAGGACACTGGCCTGGAAGAGGGAGACCTCGAGGCCGATGACTTCGACGAGGTGGACGACGAGGGCGCTGGCGGCGCCCCGGAGGAGACCCCGACCGACCGGGAGGCGGCGCACGCCTACCGCGAGCGGCGGCACGTGCTGCACAACACCTGGGGCGGCTCGATCGGCGGCATTCACGTCGTCGACGCGGGCTCCGGTGCGGCGGCGGCGTTCCGGGCTCAGCTCGGCGTCGACTTCTTCTTCGCCGACGGGTGGCTGACGCTCCCCGGCGGGGGCGACGACCAGAGCCATAGCCACATCGGCGGCTCGCTCTCGATGAGCTGGAACCCCTTCGACTTCATCGAGATCTTCGCCTCGCTCCGGAGCTGGGCGAACAGCAACGCCCAGGAGGACCCGAACCTCTTCCAGGTGCTCGGCGACACCGTCTTCGGCGTCAAGGGCTACTACCACTTCACCGATCTCCCGTGGCTCACGCTCGGCGGTGACCTGAGCCTGGGCTTCCTCAACACGGTCGGCGACATCGGCCTGGTGGGGGACAGCACCAGCTTCGGCATCCGCGCGAACGCCACCGCCGACCTCCGGGAGCTCGAGGACAGCATCCCGTTCATCGCCCGCTTGAACCTCCAGTACTGGTTCGACAACAGCTCGGCGCTCGTCGGCCAGGTGGAGCGCGCGCGCTACAACGCGCTGACGGACCCGCGGCCCTGCCCGGAGGATCCCACGCTCGGCGTCTGCATGGAGGACCGCCACCTGCTGACGCGGGTCGAGCGCTACTCGCTGCAGATCGACCGGGTCGATCACTTCCGCATCGCGCTCGGCGTCGAGGCGCCCATCCGCGTGATGGAGGACTTCCACATCGCGCCGATCGCCGAGTACGTGCTCGACATCCCGACCAACCGTCAGGGCTACAGCTGCCTGTTCATCCCCGGCGTCGGCACCCCCGACATGCCGGCGGTCGGGCAGGACGGCTGCCTCGACAAGCAGGGCTTCGACGCGTTCGAGCAGATCCTCACCCTCGGCGTGCGGGTCACCCCGCCGCTCCGCGGGCTGAGCATCTTCGCCTCGGTCGACATCGGACTGACCGGCGTGAACACCTTCGTGCGCGAGCTCAGCGGGCAGGAGCCCTACGACGTCCGCTTCGGCGTCGGCTACGCGTTCGACACCGTCCCGGTGGTCGAGGAGATCGAGCGCGAGGTCGTGCGCGAGGTCGTCCGTGAGGCCGAGCCCGACCCGGTCGGGCGCATCGTCGGCACCGTGGTCGAGCAGGGCACCGAGACGGCGATCGCCGGCGCGGTCGTCGGCTTCCCGGGTCGCGAGCTCACCTCGCTCTACACCGACGCGGGCGGCGGCTTCCGCACCTTCCAGCTCACCCCGGGTGAGGAAGTGCAGATGGCGCTGACGCACCCCGAGTACCACGAGGGTACGTGCAGCGGCACGGTGCCCGCCGAGGGTGGCGACGTCGAGGTCCGCTGCGAGCTCGAGGCGCTCCCGCGTCTCGGCACCGTGCGCGGTCGCGTCACCGGAGAGGGCGGCGCGCCGGTCGGCGGCGCGACGGTCGCGCTCTCGGGTCCCGCGAGCCGCAGCCTGGTGGCTGGCCCCGACGGAGCCTTCGCCGCGCAGGAGCTGCCCCCGGGCACCTACACCGCGCGCGTCGAGGCGGAGGACTACCTCATCAAGCAGGAGACCTTCGAGGTCGTCGCCCGTGAAGAGGCGACCCCGGAGATCCAGCTCATCTCCCGCCCGCGCAACTCGCTCGTCCGCGTTCGCCGTCGGGACATCATGATCCGTCGCCAGGTGAACTTCGCGACGGACAGCTCCGAGATCCTCCCGAGCAGCAGCCAGCTCCTCTCGGAGGTCGCGGACGTCATCATGCGGCACCCGGAGATCACCCGCATCGAGATCCAGGGCCACACCGACAACCGCGGTGGCCGCGCGCACAACCAGGACCTGTCCCAGCGGCGGGCCGAGGCGGTGCGTGACTGGCTCGTGCGCGCCGGCGTCGAGGCGGGTCGCCTCGAGGCGCGTGGCTACGGCCAAGAGCAGCCCCTGGTGCCGAACATCACCGCGTCGAACCGGGCCCGCAACCGCCGCGTCCAGTTCGTCATCCAGGAGCAAAGCGACTCCGAGTAG